Proteins encoded in a region of the Rhodoligotrophos appendicifer genome:
- a CDS encoding TRAP transporter substrate-binding protein: MKFLNRVAMAAALATTSATAALAETWDMPMAYPATNFHSENAVAFAACVKDASGGKIEIVTHPNGALFSGNDIKRAVQTGQAPIGERLLSAHANENPLYGIDSIPFLATSFEASDKLWAAASEKLKAALEKDNLVYVYAVPWPAQGLFTKKDVGSVADLKGVKFRAYNAATARIADLAGMAPVQIEAAELSQALATGVVESFISSGATGVDSKVWEQLTHFYDVQAWVPRNVVFVNKDAWDGLDDAGKAALTSCGEKAAASGLAKVKELTGVYLKTLADNGMKVAPAGEPLAGELKGFGQTMTEEWLAKAGDDGKVIIEAYRAN; this comes from the coding sequence ATGAAATTCCTGAACAGAGTGGCAATGGCAGCCGCATTGGCGACCACTTCGGCAACAGCGGCGCTGGCGGAGACGTGGGACATGCCCATGGCCTATCCCGCCACCAACTTCCATTCGGAGAACGCCGTCGCGTTTGCCGCCTGCGTGAAGGATGCTTCGGGCGGCAAGATCGAGATCGTCACCCATCCCAATGGCGCCCTGTTCAGCGGCAATGACATCAAGCGCGCGGTGCAGACGGGGCAGGCGCCCATCGGCGAGCGGCTGCTCTCGGCCCATGCCAATGAGAACCCTCTCTACGGCATCGACAGCATTCCGTTCCTGGCGACCTCCTTCGAGGCCTCGGACAAGCTTTGGGCGGCTGCCAGCGAGAAGCTGAAGGCGGCGTTGGAGAAGGACAATCTGGTCTATGTCTACGCCGTGCCGTGGCCGGCTCAGGGGCTCTTCACCAAGAAAGATGTGGGTTCGGTCGCCGATCTAAAGGGGGTCAAGTTCCGCGCCTATAACGCCGCGACGGCCCGGATCGCCGATCTCGCCGGCATGGCGCCGGTGCAGATCGAAGCGGCCGAGCTGAGCCAGGCCCTCGCCACCGGAGTCGTCGAGAGCTTCATTTCCTCAGGAGCGACCGGCGTTGATTCGAAGGTCTGGGAGCAGCTGACCCATTTCTATGACGTGCAGGCCTGGGTGCCGCGCAATGTGGTTTTCGTCAACAAGGACGCCTGGGACGGCCTTGACGATGCCGGCAAGGCGGCGCTGACCTCCTGCGGGGAAAAGGCCGCCGCCAGCGGGCTGGCAAAGGTCAAGGAGTTGACCGGAGTCTATCTGAAGACACTGGCCGACAACGGCATGAAGGTCGCTCCCGCCGGCGAGCCACTGGCTGGCGAGCTGAAGGGCTTCGGCCAGACCATGACCGAGGAATGGCTCGCCAAGGCCGGCGACGACGGCAAGGTGATCATCGAGGCCTATCGCGCCAATTAA
- a CDS encoding AraC family transcriptional regulator, which yields MLIELSSAPTDLAAEWQLTVKAGSASWAAHERVPADPLTVRMDIDHVRFEFLVSPAGFGHGHPAGATMLEHLRTEDGTTIRICLTSSALLDRLKNLHPSEGGLIDLTAQFHDETAERLARTLIRMEEAQGEWDALFVEAASLALVARVVGLRQESADGGRRKLWPLPKWRLKRALEFIDANLSEPVGAEDLAQSAGLTRMHFAAQFRLATGLRPHEFLLRRRIERAQDMMRNSEDSLVEIALNVGFQTQAHFTTVFKRFVGETPYRWRRQDAADLCRRRFAA from the coding sequence ATGCTTATAGAGCTCAGTTCCGCCCCCACCGATCTTGCCGCCGAATGGCAGCTCACCGTCAAGGCCGGCTCTGCGTCCTGGGCCGCGCATGAGAGGGTGCCGGCGGACCCCTTGACGGTCCGGATGGACATCGACCATGTCCGTTTCGAATTCCTCGTGTCACCCGCCGGCTTCGGTCACGGGCATCCGGCCGGTGCCACCATGCTGGAACACCTGCGCACCGAAGACGGGACGACGATCCGCATCTGTCTCACCAGCAGTGCCCTGCTCGACCGCCTCAAGAACTTGCACCCGAGCGAAGGCGGCTTGATCGACCTCACCGCCCAATTTCACGACGAGACAGCAGAGCGCCTGGCCAGAACGCTGATCCGCATGGAGGAGGCGCAAGGCGAGTGGGATGCGCTGTTCGTCGAAGCGGCAAGCCTTGCGCTCGTGGCACGGGTCGTCGGTCTGCGTCAGGAAAGCGCCGACGGCGGCCGCCGGAAGCTCTGGCCGTTGCCAAAATGGCGGCTCAAGCGGGCTCTGGAGTTCATCGACGCCAATCTGTCCGAGCCGGTCGGAGCCGAGGACCTCGCTCAGTCGGCGGGGTTGACGCGCATGCATTTCGCCGCCCAGTTCAGGCTGGCCACCGGCCTCCGACCGCATGAATTCCTGCTGCGTCGCCGGATCGAGCGGGCGCAGGACATGATGCGTAACTCCGAGGACAGTCTCGTCGAAATCGCCCTCAATGTCGGCTTCCAGACCCAGGCGCATTTCACGACGGTGTTCAAACGCTTCGTGGGGGAAACTCCCTATCGCTGGCGCCGGCAGGATGCGGCTGACCTCTGCCGCAGGCGTTTTGCAGCCTAG
- a CDS encoding response regulator transcription factor → MSRVPLIAVVDDDHAIREALDDLIRSLGYRSALFCSAEAFLADADRDAVGCMVVDVQMPGLSGLELQAQLNREGGKPPMIFMSSYFDETTRSKALKAGAHCFLSKPVDDEILISEMHAALSASTGSL, encoded by the coding sequence GTGTCTCGTGTTCCGCTCATCGCCGTCGTGGACGACGATCATGCCATTCGCGAAGCCCTCGACGATCTGATCCGGTCGCTCGGCTATCGAAGTGCGCTGTTCTGTTCCGCCGAGGCCTTTCTGGCCGATGCCGATCGGGACGCCGTCGGCTGCATGGTGGTCGACGTCCAGATGCCGGGCCTCAGCGGTTTGGAGCTGCAGGCGCAGCTGAATCGGGAGGGCGGAAAGCCCCCGATGATCTTCATGAGTTCGTATTTCGATGAGACGACCCGCTCCAAGGCCTTGAAGGCGGGAGCCCATTGCTTTCTCAGCAAGCCCGTGGATGACGAGATCCTGATCTCGGAAATGCACGCGGCGCTTTCGGCCTCTACTGGATCGCTGTGA
- a CDS encoding TRAP transporter small permease: MIRRGLNALYDSAAVLAALCLLAILVVISAQVVARWAGIPFNGSSEYAGYFMASASFLAFAHALNRGAHIRVGLLLNALGARRFWGELGCLIVASAAASFLAWYAVKLVYWSFRLKDVSQGQDMTPLWIAQAPMAVGAVILALCVIDNLVSLVVSGRDNIREDSVEQSHAE, from the coding sequence ATGATCCGGCGCGGCCTCAATGCCCTCTATGACAGCGCGGCGGTCCTCGCCGCGCTGTGCCTCCTTGCCATCCTCGTGGTCATCTCAGCGCAGGTGGTCGCGCGTTGGGCCGGCATTCCCTTCAACGGCTCCAGCGAATATGCCGGCTATTTCATGGCGTCGGCCTCTTTCCTCGCCTTCGCGCATGCCCTGAACCGAGGGGCCCATATCCGGGTCGGATTGCTGCTCAATGCCCTGGGCGCCCGGCGTTTCTGGGGTGAGCTCGGCTGCCTGATCGTCGCCTCTGCGGCGGCCTCCTTTCTCGCCTGGTATGCGGTCAAGCTCGTCTACTGGTCCTTCAGGCTGAAGGATGTGAGCCAAGGCCAGGACATGACGCCGCTATGGATCGCGCAGGCGCCGATGGCCGTGGGCGCCGTGATCCTGGCGCTCTGCGTCATCGACAATCTCGTCAGCCTCGTCGTCTCGGGCCGCGACAATATCCGCGAGGATAGCGTCGAACAGAGCCACGCGGAGTAG
- a CDS encoding response regulator transcription factor: MQQPISAAKSREPIVLVVDDDEAIREALCDLLKSVGTDAMCFASTREMLDAKVPDRPGCIVLDVRLPGGSGLDLQAQLTKQGNRMPIVFMTGHGDIPMTVRAMKAGASDFLTKPFRDQDMLDAVAAAIDKDVARRLEMQAAEQAKLLADTLTAREKDVMAAVVRGLMNKQIAGELGISEITVKLHRGNVMRKMQVRSVADLVRKVTLLEPT; this comes from the coding sequence ATGCAGCAACCCATCTCAGCCGCAAAGTCGCGAGAGCCGATCGTTCTGGTGGTCGACGATGACGAAGCCATTCGCGAAGCGCTGTGCGATCTGCTGAAATCGGTGGGAACGGATGCCATGTGCTTTGCCTCGACCCGGGAGATGTTGGACGCCAAGGTGCCCGACCGGCCCGGCTGCATCGTGCTGGATGTGCGCCTGCCCGGCGGCAGCGGCTTGGATCTGCAGGCGCAGCTCACGAAACAGGGCAACCGGATGCCCATCGTGTTCATGACCGGCCACGGCGATATCCCCATGACGGTTCGGGCGATGAAGGCTGGCGCATCCGATTTTCTCACCAAGCCCTTTCGCGACCAGGACATGCTGGACGCAGTGGCGGCAGCCATCGACAAGGATGTTGCGCGTCGCCTCGAGATGCAGGCGGCGGAGCAGGCGAAACTATTGGCCGATACTCTCACGGCGCGGGAGAAGGATGTCATGGCCGCCGTTGTTCGCGGCTTGATGAACAAGCAGATCGCAGGCGAGCTCGGTATCAGCGAGATCACAGTCAAGCTGCACCGCGGCAATGTCATGCGCAAGATGCAGGTTCGCTCCGTGGCGGACCTGGTGCGCAAGGTGACGCTGCTCGAGCCGACCTGA
- a CDS encoding TRAP transporter large permease — MEPFFAIGLFLLVLFVLLGSGVWIGFALLGVAYVGMEMFTGRPTGDAMMTVIWRAASSWSLTALPMFIWMGEILYRTRLSEDMFKGLAPWMGRLPGGLLHTNVAGCTIFAAVSGSSAATLTTVGKMTIPELRRRNYPEQLTIGTLAGSATLGLMIPPSLTLIVYGVAINESITKLFIAGIVPGLVLAAAFAGYVVAMSKLSKSYNPDIEPAVPFLEKVKRSRFLVPVLLLIVVVIGSMYLGLATATEAAAIGVIGALVLAAAQGTLTWQTFTESLMGATRTSAMIAFILAGAAFLSLSMGFTGLPRALAEWIGALQLSRFELLMVLLVFYIILGCFLDGISVVVLTIAIVEPMIRQAGIDIIWFGIFIVVVVEMAQITPPIGFNLFVLQGMTKHSMSYIARAALPMFAIMLLMVFVLIAVPELATWLPENMRQIR, encoded by the coding sequence ATGGAGCCCTTCTTCGCCATCGGACTGTTCCTCCTGGTGCTCTTCGTCCTGCTCGGGTCGGGCGTGTGGATCGGCTTTGCCCTGCTCGGCGTGGCCTATGTGGGCATGGAAATGTTCACGGGCCGACCGACCGGAGACGCCATGATGACGGTGATCTGGCGAGCGGCCTCGTCCTGGTCGCTCACGGCCCTCCCCATGTTCATCTGGATGGGGGAAATCCTCTACCGGACGCGGCTGTCGGAGGACATGTTCAAGGGGCTCGCCCCGTGGATGGGACGGTTGCCCGGTGGGCTACTTCATACCAATGTGGCGGGCTGCACGATCTTCGCTGCGGTGTCCGGCTCCTCGGCCGCGACCCTGACCACGGTCGGCAAGATGACGATCCCGGAGCTGCGCCGCCGCAATTACCCGGAGCAGCTGACAATCGGCACTCTGGCAGGCTCGGCAACGCTGGGGTTGATGATCCCGCCTTCCCTGACCCTGATCGTCTATGGCGTGGCCATCAACGAATCCATCACCAAGCTCTTCATCGCCGGCATCGTGCCGGGGCTCGTGCTCGCCGCCGCCTTCGCCGGCTACGTGGTCGCCATGTCGAAGCTCTCCAAGAGCTACAATCCCGACATCGAGCCGGCGGTGCCGTTCCTGGAGAAGGTCAAACGATCGCGCTTCCTGGTGCCCGTTCTGCTGTTGATCGTCGTCGTCATCGGCTCGATGTATCTCGGCCTTGCCACCGCCACCGAGGCTGCCGCCATCGGCGTCATCGGCGCGCTGGTGCTGGCTGCCGCGCAAGGCACACTGACCTGGCAGACATTCACCGAAAGCCTGATGGGGGCGACCCGAACCTCAGCCATGATCGCCTTCATCCTGGCCGGTGCCGCGTTCCTGTCCCTGTCGATGGGATTCACCGGCCTGCCGCGGGCGCTTGCCGAATGGATCGGGGCGCTGCAGCTCAGTCGCTTCGAACTGCTGATGGTGCTGCTCGTCTTCTACATCATTCTCGGCTGCTTCCTGGACGGCATCTCGGTGGTCGTGCTGACGATCGCCATCGTGGAGCCGATGATCCGGCAGGCGGGCATCGACATCATCTGGTTCGGCATCTTCATCGTCGTGGTGGTGGAGATGGCGCAGATCACGCCGCCCATCGGCTTCAACCTCTTCGTGCTGCAGGGCATGACGAAGCATTCCATGAGCTATATCGCCCGGGCGGCGCTGCCGATGTTCGCGATCATGCTGCTGATGGTGTTCGTCCTCATCGCCGTGCCCGAACTCGCCACCTGGCTGCCGGAGAACATGCGACAGATCCGCTGA
- a CDS encoding sensor histidine kinase, with translation MTHGGFRLLASGASHRWGIHWAAPVLALGVFSVDTFTDIRSAIAVLYVLVLLLAGPALSRRGIIVLASICCGLTFLSFLIAHGLDADTSTLLRCAVAIAAIVITAGLLLQNDSARQLLIQSHAALSRSESRYRSMFEQTRFSLWEQDFSKVMVRLDELRGAGVDDLRGHLEHHPDVARQLLRDIVTLDVNDATVELLDAPSRADIIGSLERYVNPDDPALLGVLDAIYRGANQFEGTGRLLRHDGTPLTVLLGMTFPDDPGGFDRIVAGIADITQREQTREALMAAQSELARASRAATLGALSASIAHELNQPLGALVMNAQTCLRWLRREPPDITAAINAGERIVRDAKRASEIVQHTRSQVVRGLPEDEPVDLATLIEDTVALLDREIAMVEARVVTNVAPGIPSIHVNRTNLQQVLLNLMNNGLQAMAETRGARLLTITVAREEADDIAVSIRDRGTGIAEESLARLFDPFFTTKSGGMGMGLAICRSTIEGLGGRLSARNDQDGGAVFEFTIPIS, from the coding sequence ATGACCCACGGTGGTTTCCGCTTACTCGCCTCTGGCGCCTCGCATCGATGGGGCATCCATTGGGCAGCGCCCGTTCTGGCTCTGGGCGTTTTCTCCGTGGATACGTTTACCGATATCCGCAGCGCCATTGCGGTTCTTTATGTGCTGGTGCTGTTGCTGGCCGGTCCGGCGCTCTCCCGCCGGGGCATCATCGTGCTGGCGAGCATCTGCTGCGGCCTGACCTTTCTGTCGTTCCTGATCGCCCACGGCCTCGACGCGGACACCTCCACCCTGCTGCGCTGTGCCGTCGCCATCGCTGCGATCGTCATCACCGCCGGCCTGCTGCTGCAGAACGACAGCGCAAGGCAGCTTCTGATCCAGTCCCACGCGGCGTTGAGCCGGAGCGAGAGCCGCTACCGCTCAATGTTCGAACAGACCCGCTTTTCGCTGTGGGAACAAGACTTCAGCAAGGTGATGGTGAGACTGGACGAGCTTCGTGGAGCGGGCGTGGACGATCTTCGGGGTCACCTGGAGCACCATCCTGACGTTGCGCGACAGCTCCTCCGTGACATCGTCACGCTTGATGTGAATGACGCGACGGTCGAACTCCTCGATGCGCCGTCACGGGCCGACATCATTGGCAGTCTCGAACGCTATGTGAACCCTGACGATCCCGCGCTGCTGGGCGTTCTGGACGCGATCTATCGCGGCGCCAATCAATTTGAGGGCACGGGAAGGCTTCTGCGTCACGACGGAACTCCCCTCACCGTCCTACTGGGCATGACCTTTCCCGATGATCCGGGAGGCTTCGACCGGATCGTGGCGGGAATTGCCGATATCACCCAGCGGGAGCAGACGCGCGAGGCGTTGATGGCGGCGCAGTCCGAACTTGCCCGGGCATCCCGAGCGGCCACTCTGGGCGCCCTGTCGGCCTCCATCGCCCACGAGCTCAACCAGCCATTGGGGGCCCTCGTCATGAATGCCCAGACCTGCCTGCGCTGGCTGCGCCGCGAGCCACCGGACATCACGGCCGCCATCAATGCGGGCGAGCGCATCGTGCGCGATGCCAAGCGTGCCAGCGAGATCGTTCAACACACGCGAAGCCAAGTGGTCAGAGGACTGCCCGAGGATGAACCGGTCGACTTGGCGACCCTCATTGAGGATACGGTGGCTCTCCTCGATCGGGAGATCGCCATGGTCGAAGCACGGGTGGTGACCAATGTCGCCCCCGGCATTCCCTCCATCCACGTCAACCGGACCAATCTCCAGCAGGTGCTCCTCAACCTGATGAACAATGGCCTGCAGGCGATGGCGGAGACGCGGGGAGCGCGGCTCTTGACGATCACCGTCGCGCGCGAAGAGGCCGATGACATCGCCGTGTCCATTCGTGATCGCGGCACGGGCATCGCCGAGGAGAGCCTTGCGCGCCTGTTTGATCCCTTCTTCACGACCAAGAGCGGAGGCATGGGCATGGGCTTGGCGATCTGCCGCTCGACCATCGAGGGTCTCGGCGGTCGACTTTCAGCGCGAAATGATCAGGATGGCGGTGCTGTCTTCGAATTTACGATTCCCATCTCTTAG